A window of Bacteroidales bacterium contains these coding sequences:
- the porV gene encoding type IX secretion system outer membrane channel protein PorV — MKILKSVLLSVLFISIAASLNAQDDLNTKYAQMGLNSITTAVPFMTISPDARSGSMGDVGVSTSPDANSMHWNPAKYAFLNKTAGVSLNYIPWMRSLGITDINLFNVAGYYKINDKSAVAATLTYFSLGEITFRDYEGRDLGPAKPNEFAIDATYSRKFSEKISGAVAGRFIYSDLTNGLSNSSGTKAGTSVAADIAIYYVEPLTIAQMDAEFALGVNISNIGSKMSYEVTKQHKEFIPTNLRIGPSLKLNIDDYNSIFLAVEISKLLVPTPPIEDDEGNILYGKDSNVSLLMGMIQSFYDAPGYTQLDNGEYAKIGVFREELQEINISVGAEYWYNNLLAVRLGYLYENPRKGDRQYITVGAGVKYNVFALDLSYLISLKQRSPLENTLRFSLTLDFDASAR; from the coding sequence ATGAAGATTTTAAAAAGTGTATTATTAAGTGTATTGTTTATTTCAATAGCAGCATCTTTAAATGCTCAGGATGATCTTAATACTAAATATGCTCAGATGGGTTTAAATTCTATTACAACCGCTGTCCCGTTTATGACAATATCTCCTGATGCTCGTTCAGGCTCAATGGGTGATGTTGGGGTTTCCACATCTCCTGATGCTAATTCAATGCACTGGAATCCTGCAAAGTATGCGTTCCTGAATAAAACCGCAGGTGTATCATTAAATTATATACCATGGATGCGTAGTTTAGGTATTACGGATATCAATCTTTTTAACGTTGCGGGATATTATAAAATAAATGATAAATCAGCTGTTGCCGCTACTCTAACATATTTTTCTTTGGGTGAAATAACTTTTAGAGATTATGAAGGAAGAGATTTAGGCCCTGCAAAACCGAATGAATTTGCTATTGATGCAACCTATTCCAGAAAATTCTCCGAAAAAATTTCCGGTGCTGTTGCCGGCCGTTTTATCTATTCGGATTTAACTAACGGATTATCGAACTCATCCGGCACTAAAGCGGGTACTTCAGTTGCTGCCGATATTGCAATATACTATGTTGAACCCCTTACAATTGCTCAAATGGATGCCGAATTTGCCCTTGGTGTTAATATATCTAATATAGGTTCAAAAATGTCTTATGAAGTTACTAAACAGCATAAAGAATTTATTCCTACCAATTTGAGAATAGGCCCCTCTTTGAAATTAAATATTGATGATTATAACAGTATTTTCTTAGCAGTTGAAATATCCAAACTTTTAGTTCCTACTCCTCCTATTGAAGATGATGAAGGTAATATTTTATACGGAAAAGACAGTAATGTTTCCTTACTGATGGGTATGATCCAATCTTTTTATGATGCTCCCGGATATACCCAGCTTGATAATGGTGAGTATGCAAAAATTGGAGTTTTTCGCGAAGAGTTACAAGAAATTAATATATCCGTAGGTGCGGAATATTGGTATAATAATTTACTGGCGGTGCGTTTGGGTTATTTATATGAAAACCCCAGAAAAGGTGATCGTCAATACATTACTGTAGGAGCAGGCGTTAAATATAATGTTTTCGCATTGGATTTATCATATCTGATCTCCTTAAAACAAAGAAGCCCACTTGAAAATACTTTGCGCTTCTCCTTAACATTAGATTTCGACGCTTCGGCAAGATAG
- the ispF gene encoding 2-C-methyl-D-erythritol 2,4-cyclodiphosphate synthase, whose protein sequence is MNFRVGFGNDIHKLAEGRELVIGGIKIPYHKGCVAHSDGDVLIHALCDALLGAVALKDIGNHFPDNNPAFKNISSAVLLKKVYDIIKNQNYIINNIDSTIILEKPKLSTFIDSIRNNLAEILEIDVSKISVKAKTNEELDEIGKNNAVAAYCIVSICNAE, encoded by the coding sequence ATGAACTTTCGTGTAGGTTTCGGTAATGATATTCATAAATTAGCCGAAGGAAGAGAACTCGTCATCGGCGGGATAAAAATACCATATCACAAAGGATGTGTAGCACACTCAGACGGAGATGTACTTATTCACGCCCTTTGTGATGCTCTTTTAGGGGCAGTCGCATTGAAAGATATTGGAAACCACTTCCCTGATAATAATCCCGCTTTCAAAAATATTAGTAGTGCCGTCCTATTAAAAAAGGTTTATGATATCATCAAAAATCAAAACTACATTATCAATAATATCGACAGTACAATTATTCTTGAAAAGCCAAAGCTTTCCACCTTTATCGATTCAATAAGAAATAATCTTGCTGAAATCCTTGAAATTGATGTTTCTAAAATATCAGTAAAAGCAAAAACCAACGAAGAACTTGATGAGATCGGAAAAAATAATGCTGTAGCAGCTTATTGTATAGTCTCGATTTGTAATGCGGAGTAA